Genomic window (Rhododendron vialii isolate Sample 1 chromosome 4a, ASM3025357v1):
CACACCTGTGACACATAATTTGTGACTTGAATGAAGCTCCGTATGACCCCGAAGCAACAGACGGCTTAGAACTTTGTAACTTGTGATGGTTGTGATGGTTCCCTTTGTCTCTTCCTCCTTGGCTCCCAGAACTCCCCGAAGGCAAGCTTACACTAGCGGTCGGTTGCCTAGATTCCCACACTTCCACATTTCCCTGCGTACCTATCGGAATCTCCGCACTCCTCGCACACTCAACAATATAATCTTAGAAAACTTCCCAATACGCTGACTTGCTACTAATAGCTTGACAGACGAATGCAACCCCTTCTCAAAGTGCCTACACTTCCTTTCCTCTGTCGCCACCAATTCTGGTGCAAATCGTGATAAAGATTGAAATCTCCTGGCATACTCAGACATGGTCATATTCTCTTGCTCTAACCTCTCGAATTGGTTCCTTAACTGCTCGTGATATGTTTCAGGAAAATATTGATTTTCGAAAGTTCCTCGAACTCAACCCAAGTTAGGTTTCCTACATCCGACTCATTtgcttgagccgcggtcctGGCCACTCTCCTCACATCTTTCCTCAATTCCAAGATagactcccaccactcatttgCCTCTCCGGTAAGTTGGACAGCCACGATATTCACTCGCAAGTCATCTTTCGTAATCTTGAGAGCTCTAAAGAGTTTGCGGATTTGTGCTAGCCAGTGATCGACTACCAGAGGGTCACTACTAGCCCCATCGAACATCGGCGGATTCCTACGGCTAAACTCTCGCATTGCTTCCATAGCACGATCATTCGTGTTAGTCTTAAGTGCTGGATTTAGAAGGTTCGACTCTGCAAGTGCCACTACAATCTCTCTAGCAAGGTTATTCTCATGCCTCAGAGGCATCATGCTACAAGAATATAAGGCAGAAAATAGTTAACAACAATAACATCGCTGAGGTCAAGTCTCCAATTTTCCCCAAACACGGGTCAACAACTCTACAACATTCCACGTCAATGGAAATACAATGCCACATAGTTTTACAAATGTCAGTCATGCAAGCACACACATGTCACATGAAAAACGGTGATATTTTGAACCCATAAGATTAACGTCTTCCCACGGTCTCTAagtgttctaaacctatgctctgatatcaagttgtcacgccctcaattttcaacataaatataaaagatTTTCACAAATAAATTCTCACGatattccatacggtacccaaaagaatTACTGTATTTCCATTTCTCAAAATCATAGTTCCAAGTCCATTAGATTACCAAATAATCAATGGCGCAATGGCCCCAAATTAAGATTAGCATCAGATGTCAtgagagttaagagtttacaaatattccatagtcaaaagatttacaatttAAGTTCAAgtacatctttcaaaagaaatttacaaagatgaataaataacttctttggttagctttcaaaagtaatGTCCACAATGCAAGCACTCCAGGCATGCAAGCTACTGTCTTgagttagcacctgaaaatgatgtaaggtttgagctacactagtgCAATAGAAAAATCTACACAAACcttatatgcaaatgaaatgaaatatgCCAATGAGACATAAACTTTCAGATAACAAAGGAGCGTAGATAAGACACGAGCACTATATTTGAAATTAAGAACttaaacgaacacttcactcaTGTCAATCAACCTATCATTGTCTTTTGAATTCCTTTTTACTCAACTTTCGATCTTCACACATCCACCACATATGGTTACATTCCAACCGCTTAGTATCTTCATATGTTCCCTATGGGTCCTAGATAGGCACACAAGAAACCCTTCACAACGTCACATCACAAGATCGATCTAAAGACATTCCaggcattaggaccccgtatacccaatcTACATTCCGGGTGATTATGACCCCATAaatccaattctcattccgggttcttaggaccccgtatatctgattctcattccgggttcttggGACCGCGtatatccgattctcattcctGGTTCTCAGGACCCCATATATCCAAATCACACATTTGGTTCCCAGATTCAGGTTCAAAAGATGTCAACCTTTACAATTCATGTTTCTCGTTACATCGAATAGCTACCCTTTATGTCATTGTATTCTTCGCATGTTCTTAAACCGCCATTAATTCCCCTTTAGGCAATCTACTAACATTtcacttcaagttaaacccatacTCCATGCATCAACTACTCACTGTGGTTTTCAGTTTATTTTAGGCAGTAACATATCACATTATATCCGTAGTCCACTAACGTCAATCCGTTGATTCTAGTTTCCATAACAATTAACtcaataagttcattcaagtccatcggatATGATTCTACGTATGAAATATGTACTATTCaccaaacacttgaaagaatgcGTAAACAAACCCAATAGAGTCGATGAAAGGCTCCAAAAAGTGATTTGGAAGATGTAGGAAAAATAGCTCCAGGACGCTGCGCCTACCGGTATGTGGACAAGTCCTACCAGTAGAAGAGGAGAAATCGAACTTACCTACCagtaggtgaagagttcctaccggtagaaattggaaacagaaaggccaacattctgCACGAAACAATCTTGcacttggcctaccggtagaagaaaagtgcctaccggtaggaaatgggTATCTTTGACCAGCTAGAGTACATTTGAGCTAGTTATGAAACAACTTCtcgcttgacctaccggtaggtgaaaagtaaCCATCGATAGGGGAAGTACGATTCAAGtgatttttgacaaaatttacAGATTCGATTCCAAGCTTAATAACAACATACAAGCATGATTTCAAGCaacaaatcactcataaaacacataaagagaggtagaaatccctacctcaactCCGGAAGGCGAAACCCTAAAGATAGTACAAGCCCTAGACTCCGAAACCCTTGAATTCGACCGAATACTCCTCTCTGAGCCAAACCCAACGAACTACAAGCTCCAAATCACGCACAGAAGGTGGAATGAAGGCTAATCTTCATGGGCTTTGAATTTGGAGGTGAGAATTTGAGAGGTGGTGAGAGAGAGCCGAAgagaaattagagagagagacagccgagagAAATGGGAGAGGAAAGTTCCTCTCCTGGGAATAATTGATAAGGGAATGGGAAAGATTATCCCTTCCTCCTACACCACaaacacacacatgcacctctcaccTAATTACCCTTGTACTCTCCCACTAGTTCGCGTTTATCCCAAAATAAACAACTACGACATTCTCTCACGTGCAACCTGTATTCTAACATTTCATAAAACCCAggaataattatatatatacatatatatatatatatacgggtctctacaaaaaaGCTACCATGAAGATATTTGTTAtcatttaaaaagttaaaatgaaACTAAAATTGTGAATGGGACACTTGTCACATCCACGTTCCTTCTCTCAAAACATCTTCCTGCTATACTATAAagttagaggtgtcaaatgggtcaGGTCGGCACGGGTACGACACATTTAAATGTGGCATAGCACGTCATAGGCACGGTCTTGGCCTGACACGACATGGTCTTAGTGGGCACGGGGCACAAAAGTGGGTGGACACAACAagaaagttggcctggcacgacATGGCATGGCACGTGTAGAGACCCagataattttaattattgaaatgcttATTAAATGCTTAATTGGGAAAATATGGTTTatggtttatttggtggttaATTGAGTTGAGGATTGAAGTGATAGAATGAAACCttgagggagtgtgtgtgtgtgtgtatgattaaaggatataggagtatatatagggtgggtgtgtgtgtaggagattatTTCATctcccaattctctctctctctagccgaattctttctctctctcgtctctttttctctttcttgctcTCTCACTCAAACTTCACTCCATCTCTCAAGAACCTTAAAGATCAACCTCACTTCGGTCTTCCTATCGCGTTCTTGAGCTCGGAATtccttgggtcaagcttggagggaAGCTTTTCTTTGATATCAAAGTCTTTGGAGCTAGAGCTCATTCAAATCTCTTGGATCTTGATTATCgttgcgaggtagggacttctttgcTTCTactatgtgtttatatgttgattagGTGTAGAAATCGTACCTTGGATCTTTGGTTGCTGTGTTTTGGTTGCCCTTGAATTTCTGCAGATTCACTGCTCGCAACGTATTTGTATTTATACAACTTTTTTTGTTGTATCCATACGAGCTACTTATCCTGAATCCAGTGGCACCATAAgcttgttgtatcgatacaaccttTTTTGTTGTATCCATACCAGAACCTTATGGGACAATTTTGTTTATGCTGTACCCACATCGATTGTCTTGAACCCCGGACACTTCTAGCACCTTTTTGACATCTCCTAACCTATCTCAAGCATGTTCAACTAACTTCCTATGATTAATCGATGTTGTCCTTGTTCCGTTGGCCTTCTGTTAGTGATGAATGAATAGAAGTTTTCTTGGTTAAAACTACGTTGAAAATGCATCTTGTTGATTGATTGACTACTTGTGAACGTTTGTGGCATATTTATGGCATTGTTGGCATGTCGTATGATGTCTCATGTAGGAATGTGATTATGGAGAAGCCTTAGCTTGCATATTGAATAAGAAAGTAGTTATTTGGATCGAAAGTTGGGATAAGGAGTgccgtaacgcaaggggtggtaatatggTGACTTAAGTGGGTCTTGTAACACaatgggtggtaatacggtgatccaagtTGTTAGGGCTATTTGTAACgctaggggtggtaatacggtaaccCTCATGGTGTTATACTGTAACGCAAGAGGTGAGAATACAGACGGTGGAAATTGGTGATCGCAAGTTGTGTCAAATTTACTAAAGTTGCTTGAGTCTTGTGAACAATGTGGCTAATTTGTGATAGTGGCATGTTCTAGGATGATTGTAGTGAACAATTGGCATTCCTATGAGTTCATTACTATCCGTCAATTGAGCCATATCTTTTTGTCTTCTTCCTTTTGCACCTATCGTTATGtttgcacatagaattggtaaagattttcctactgggctagtgtagctcaacctaatctttcttttcaggttcaaatgttGGGCAGTAGCTTGCATGCTTGTGTGCTTGGAagtgaaagactttttggaagctaacttctTTAGTTACtcaatcatctttgtaattggcttttttttgttaaagatGGGTTTGTAACTATTTATTCTAGAATTTCCTTTTGACTAAAaatttgtaatattctaaacaagTTCGTACGTGTACCTAAGTTgatttgggccgtagtgccagGGTTGTAACTCTATAAActtgggaactcttttgggtaatatttaTGATATGCGAAGATctattattgaaaaaggttatttatttatgttgaaattaaaatcgagggcgtgacagcaTGACACAGTCTTAGCGGGGCACAATATGAAGTGAGACGGGTATGGCACGATTCTAGTCGGACACGGCACCGGCACGAAAGGGCACGAGCAAGGGGCACGAAAAAACAACTgagaattttaattttataaaaaaaattaaattttatttagtgaaaatgaattattttagtttattactttattttagtcaataggattttgtttgtaaagttgagataaaatcaaattaaagtaaaaaaaaaaaagctatcaataaataaggaaaaaaatggcTAAAGCATATGTAATTATCTAATCCTAATTGGCTAGATTTAacaataaataaggaaaaaaattggtttcaAAAAAGGACCTTCCTAGGATTCGAACCTAGTTCCCAGGAACCTTGCTCACATCACAAACCACCAAGGCCAATAGTCAAGTAGTACTTTTAAATGGAACAACTAATATTTATTATATGAATCCATTGTAAAAAACGGGTCCCGTGTACGGTAGCTACACAATTACAACACAATCATGATAATCGatatcgttcattttgtttttcttagtgTTTGCATCATTCTCACAATTTTTTGGACTATCGGATTTTGAAAGCCTTTCATCGGGACGCAGATTCATagttaaaatagttttttttttttttatgtccgATCAAGTTTCTTGGCATGAATGATCTAATTATTTCTCCCACATAAAAGTTAGACGgttctaattttaaaaaaatagctcaGGCGGCAATGTGCCAGCACGGGCAAGACACAATTTAAAAAGGCACGGCATGAAACAACATGATTAAGTAAACAGGTCGGCACGGCGCAACACGATTTAAAAATGGCACAGCATGACACGATACGATAAAGTAAACGGGCTAGCGCGGCAAGCTTAAataacggcacggcacggcacagtGCGAcatgttaagtaaatgggcaGGGCATGACACAGCACGGTTGGCATGAAGctaaatggcacggcacgacacgtttgacacctctatatATAGTACAAGTTCAGTTACCAAGATAAGAATATATCTAGAGCAGATTGAGAGGAAATAAGGCATGTTCCATTCACGCGATTGATGTCCATTTGATTTCTTAACAGAAGTTAGTAAGACGATGTAGCGGGCCGAACATCACGGCTCGGGCCAACAAGACCCGTCTGACCACAGGTTAGGCTTTTAGGCTTAGCCTAGAGCTAGGCCGGGGTAGCAGTCGCCGACGCTCAGAGATCATACCCGCCGGACTACCTTGGGGCTCGACCAAGTTGCTGGACTCTTAGGTTCAGCCATGGCCTAGCCCAGGCAAGGGATATGTCCAAAATCTCCCGCACTGGAATCAACACTACTTGTCGAGAGCCGAGCCCTAGGCTCAGCATTACTCGAGCATGCCAGCACAtactgtaacaaccctgatttttagtaagtaaaaatttcgttaaaactttgaatttttatttttaattacttggattgcttttgaaatcccttttaattcctaaaaatccatcataattagaattttagccttttaaaattatatttcttagctagagattctacttggcaagtatagctagatcctaaccaattagttagagggacctaattaccaattcatctagttattttatcctaatcctagatgagccttttgaacctccttgaaccttttgaacctttcaaaccctagtggaactctttggacctttaacctttacccattggtc
Coding sequences:
- the LOC131323850 gene encoding uncharacterized protein LOC131323850, with product MDLNELIELIVMETRINGLTMMPLRHENNLAREIVVALAESNLLNPALKTNTNDRAMEAMREFSRRNPPMFDGASSDPLVVDHWLAQIRKLFRALKITKDDLRVNIVAVQLTGEANEWWESILELRKDLRNQFERLEQENMTMSEYARRFQSLSRFAPELVATEERKCRHFEKGLHSSVKLLVASQRIGKFSKIILLSVRGVRRFR